The Candidatus Palauibacter australiensis genome contains the following window.
TCGCGGGCGACGCCCACGATCTCGTCCAGAGCCTGCGTGCTCACGCCGAAGTCATCGCGCAGGCTGGCGTGCGATGCGTTCATCAGCCGGCCGAAGGCGGCCATGTTGTCGCCGCGCAGGGCGCGCTCGGCCTCGATCACCCGGCGGCCCTCGCTGGCCACATGACGAAAGCGCCTCGACAGCGTGAGCGGCAGCGACTTCCGCGCCCCGGTCAGGATGGATGCGAACTCGTCCTGGTCGGGTTCCACCACCTCCAGCCAGGACTTCCGGCCCACCCGTTCGAGGGCCTCCGCGCACTGGGCGCGCCGCTCGTTGTACAGCTCGCGGACTGCGCCCGCCTTCTCCGCGCGCGTCAACGACGAGGCGACGACCCACCGCCATCCCTCCGGCACCGGCACCGGCGTCACGCGCAGCGGTTCGAAGTCGATCCGCAGCGCGTGCCCCTCCTTTCCGCAGAGAGACGCGGCCTGGTCCATCCCGCCGCCCTGCAGGCCAACATACCGCTCGGCGCGGGCGAGGAGCGCCGCCAGTTCCAGCGCCTCCACCCGCGCTTCGTTCGCGTGCAACAGGGCCAGCGCAGATGCGACCACGAGGGCGGAGGAGGACGACAGCCCCTCCGCCACCGGAACGGTGCCCGTGACCGTTCCCCGGATGCCTCGCCGCAGTTCGACGCCGTGGTCGAGCAACCCCCTGGCCGCGGCCCTCACATAGTTCGACCAGTGTCCCCGGGGGGCGGATTCGGTGGCGCGGTCCAGCCGAAAGGCGAACGAACCGTGGACGGAATCGCCTTCGAGTTCGACCGTCCCGTGCCCCAGCGCCTCAAAGTCCAGGTGGACGTGTCGGTCGAGGGCCATCGGCAGCACGGGCAGGCCGTTGTAGTCGATGTGCTCGCCGATCAGGTTGATGCGCCCCGGAGCGGTCGCGACCCCGCTGGGCGGCGCCTGCGGTGGACCGAAGAGTGACGGCTGCGCCGAGCCGACCGGCTTCGCGTGAACGGGTGGCGTCCAGAGATCGACCGGATACGCGCCGGCCTCGGTCAGTTGCCGGAGCGAGACGGCGACGCGCTCGCGGTCTCCGGGGAAGGTGACGCCCATCCACCCCTGGCCGGCGGGCACCAGGCCGCAGCGCGTCCGTTCGGCGGCCGCGAGATCGCCGACGGTCTCCGACAGGTAGAACTCGTTCTCGGTCCCGGGGGACGCAGCGACGAAGTCCCGGAAGCGCTCCTCCAGCAGGGGCAGGATGTCGGGGAAGAACCCCCACAGGCCCATACACGCCTGGCTGTCCCCGTCCACTCGGATCGCCGCGCCGGAGGGCGTGCGCCCGACGACGCGGGGCCGGGCGGCCGGGGATTCGGCGCCTTCGCCCGTCCGCGGTGCGTCGCCGTCGAGGCGCAGATCCAGGCCTTCGGTCATGCGGAGCAGCGTGCCGTCGGGCCGCTCTTCGCACAGACCGCGCGACACGCCGCCGAAGGCCGACAGGGTGTTGGCCAGCGGGGAGGTCACCGCGAAGGCGCGGACGCCCGAGGGAGGATCCGCGAGGGCGTGCCCCAGGCGCTCGTACGCGACTCGCCCGTAGAAGTCGTCCGCGTTGCAGACCGCGAACGGGCCCTGGCGGGGCAGGGCCGTCGCCGCGGCCAGCACGGCGAATCCCGTGCCCCAGGGCCGAACCCGCCCGGGTGGGGCGAGCGGGACGAGGTCGGGGTGAACGAGACGCTGGCAGGCGAGGGAGAGAGAGACCCCCGCCGCCCGCATTGGACGCAGTCGCGCCTCGAACTCATCGCGCTGGCTCTCCCGCACGACGAGAACGAAACGCCCGAAGCCCGCGCGCACGGCGTCGTACACCGCGTATTCGAGCAGCGACCCGCCGCCCGGCCCCACCGGCTCGAGCTGCTTGGCGCGACCGAACCGGGTGGATCGTCCGGCGGCGAGGATCACCAGCGTCGGCCGCTCCGGCGGGTCGACCGACGCCATGTGCTTCATCGCGACATCTCCACCGTCCGCGCCTCGCCCGCGACGCGGAGCCCTTCAACGCGCGCCTGGACGGCGCCGTCGACGGCGGCCTCCCCGCACGCGACGATCGCGGGTAGCCGGGAGCCGATGCGCAGTCCGCGCCACGGAGAGGCGTCAACGAACTCCTCGATCGCGCCCAGCGCGAACAGCGGTCCCCAGCTCTGGA
Protein-coding sequences here:
- the galK gene encoding galactokinase; this encodes MKHMASVDPPERPTLVILAAGRSTRFGRAKQLEPVGPGGGSLLEYAVYDAVRAGFGRFVLVVRESQRDEFEARLRPMRAAGVSLSLACQRLVHPDLVPLAPPGRVRPWGTGFAVLAAATALPRQGPFAVCNADDFYGRVAYERLGHALADPPSGVRAFAVTSPLANTLSAFGGVSRGLCEERPDGTLLRMTEGLDLRLDGDAPRTGEGAESPAARPRVVGRTPSGAAIRVDGDSQACMGLWGFFPDILPLLEERFRDFVAASPGTENEFYLSETVGDLAAAERTRCGLVPAGQGWMGVTFPGDRERVAVSLRQLTEAGAYPVDLWTPPVHAKPVGSAQPSLFGPPQAPPSGVATAPGRINLIGEHIDYNGLPVLPMALDRHVHLDFEALGHGTVELEGDSVHGSFAFRLDRATESAPRGHWSNYVRAAARGLLDHGVELRRGIRGTVTGTVPVAEGLSSSSALVVASALALLHANEARVEALELAALLARAERYVGLQGGGMDQAASLCGKEGHALRIDFEPLRVTPVPVPEGWRWVVASSLTRAEKAGAVRELYNERRAQCAEALERVGRKSWLEVVEPDQDEFASILTGARKSLPLTLSRRFRHVASEGRRVIEAERALRGDNMAAFGRLMNASHASLRDDFGVSTQALDEIVGVARDAGAAGARLTGAGFGGCAVALCSANEAKGVIEALIDRFYAPRGGVDRRALFVADPSNGATVTL